Genomic segment of Pirellulales bacterium:
GATCAGCGCGGGGCCCAGCAGCAAGTTCATGTACTTCTGCAAGAACAGCGACGCCTGCGGCGCCGACAACGCGGTTTTCACCAGCACGAACGCCAATGCCAAATACGCCGCCGTTCTCCCTAGCGTGTACAACAATCCCGCCAGCAGCACGTAACGCTTGTCGTTGACGCGCCGCCCGATGTAGCTGATCGCCGCGATGTTTGTCGCCAGGGGGCACGGGCTAATCGACGTCAGGATCCCCAGCCACAGGGCCGACGCCGCGGCCAACGTGAATTCGGTCATTCCTTCGACTCCGCTTCTTCCTTGGTTTGCTTGAGATAGGCGGCGACGCTGCCGCGGACGTGGGCGGCCAACTCTTCGGGCTTGCCGACCAGCTGCCAAACCTTCGGCAACGGTTCCCAGCGGACGACTTTGCCGTCGAACACGTTGGCCGTGACTAACACCGGGCCGTCGACCTTGTACGACTTGACGAGCGCCGCGTTCTTTTTGTCTTGGAAGTCGACGAACTGGAACACGACGACGCGCGACTTGACTTCCTTGGGAAAGCCCTTCAGAACCGCCTCCTCCGCGAGCGCCCCGATCCGTTTGCAGGTCGGGCACCGCTGCGTGCGATGAAAGTAGACGGCGATCACCTGGTGCTCGGGCGCCTTCGCGACCGTCGCCGTGTCGCCCGGGGATTCCGCCGCCGTCGCCGCCGCTTGCAACAGCGCGATTGCCGCGACAATGCTGGTCCACATGGTTCCGCTCCTTGATCGTGGATTGCGATGATCGTTCACTTGGCCGCGAGGAATTCTTTGGCCTCCGCGGCGACGTACTCGATGAAGGCCGGCTTGTCGCCCACCAGTTCCCACACTCGGCCGAGGTTTCTCCACTGGCCGTCCCGCCCCTCGTGCCGCTGCACGAGCACCACCGTCGGGGCGACGATTTCGTACTCGGATGCGAATCGGGCGTTGCTTGCCGTCTCGTAGTTCAGGATGCGCCATGCGACCTGCCCGCCGGCCAGCTCCGCGGCCAGATGCGAGTCGACCGCTTCCCGGGCGTATCTTTCAATCGTCTGGCAGGTCGGGCAGCGGACGTTGCCGTGAAAGTATGCGACCACCAACCCCTCGTCCGGCAACGTCGCGGCCGCGTCGTCGCTGGCCGCGTCGGCGCCGTCGCTCGCGGCGTACTCGCGGCGAATCGTCACGGCGACCGCTGCGACGACAAACGCCAGCAGCGCCGTACGCAAGATCACTTTGGCATTCATCAGTCAGTTCCTTCAGTTCCAGGCATTCGCTTCCAGGCCGCGGTCGTTCACGATCGCAGGTTCGCCATCATCGCCGGCAGTCGGGTGCGATACGCGTCGAGGAACGCCGCCTCGCACTCGGCCAACGGGCGAACCGGCACAAGGTCGCCGACCTCGCTCGGCGTCAGCCCCGACTCCGCGAGCGTTGCCGACGCCCCGGCGGCCATCCGACCGACCGCGTGCAGCGCGTCCGCCGGAGCAAGTCCGAACGACTTCGCCTGCTCGACAAGCTCAGCCAACTGCGGCCACAGGTACGTCGGACCCATCGCCGTAATCACCGCGTAGATCTCCAGCGTGCGTTCCTCGACTTCCGGCGCGGCGCCAAGCGGTTCGAACAGACGCCGGAGGAGTCCTCGGTCCGCCGCCGACAACTCGTCGCCGAACGCCAGCGGATTGAACCCCTGGCCGACGAGCGACGGGGCGTTCGGAATCGCCCGCGCGAAGCGGTTGAACCCCCCGGCCAGTTCGGCGAGCTTCGTCAGCTTGACTTTCGGCGCCAACGACACGACGACAGCGTTTTGTCGCAGCGATCCGGCAAGCGCCGGGAGCGCTTTGGCCATGGCCGGCGGGTGGACCGCGACGAACACGACATCCTGCTGAGCGGCGACGGAATTGTCGCCCTGCAGGGTTTGCAGCCGCCCCCCGCATCGCGGCAGACGCTGAAGTGCCGCTCCGTCGACGTCGGCGGCGACGACCGCGGGAAACTCCAGCCCGGCCCGTTCCCACCCCCCCAACAGGATGCGGGCGATTCGTCCTGCTCCGACAAATCCAATGGTCTTCTCGAACATGATTCGATCCCCCCGTGCGATGACGGCGCCCCTGTCGAAAAGGGGACAGGCACGCTCGCGGATTGCTCTTGGCATGGGTGCGCCGGCATTGGTCCGCGAACCGGTCCCCTTCTCAACGAACGCCTAGCGCGGCAGCAGTGCGACGATCTCCTGCGGAGTCGCGACCCTGCCGACCAGCTTGACCTGCCCGTCGACGACCAAGGCCGGCGTCGTCATGACGCCGAATTCGACGATTTTGTTGATGTCCTCGATCTTCTCGACCTCGGCCGAGAGCCCGAGTTCCTTGAGGGCAGTTTCCGTGTTCTCCTTCAGCGCGACGCATTTCTTACAGCCGGTTCCGAGAACTTGAATCTTGATCATCTTGAAAGTCCTTGCGTGTGGGGATTGGGGGCGGCCGCGGCGGTCGCCACGCCGGTCGACGGCCCGTGAATGAGCGGATTGTCGGGATACAAGGCCCCGTATCCCATGCCGGCGATCGACGACATGACGACCACGAGGGCGACAAACGCCGCGGTCTTCGTGTTGCCCACAACCGACCGAATGACCAGGATGCTCGGCAGCGACAGCGCCGGACCGGCCAACAGCAGCGCCAACGCCGGACCGCTCGCCATGCCGTTGCGCATGAGCGCTTCCAGGATCGGCACTTCGGTCAAGGTCGCAAAATACATCAGGCTGCCCACGACCGAGGCGGTCACATTGCTCGCCAAGCTGTTGTCGCCCACGAGCGCCGCGACCTGCTTCTCGGGAACGAGCGCCCCCAGGAACCCGACGACGAACACCCCGCCAAACAGCAGGGGAATGAGCAGCTTCGAAAACTCCCAAGTGTTCCCCATCCACTCGGCGAAGTCCTGTTTGTTCAGCCACGACAGCGACATGAGCACGACGGCGACGCCCATCGCCCCGGCCAGATACCATCGCACATGGTGAATCCGCACGACCCAGGTGTCGACGTCGGCGATCGTTGCGATCTCGGTCTTGGCCAGTCGGACGACCTCGGCCGTCTCATGCCCCAATGCGGCGTGCTTCAGCCGCACGTCGTAGGCGCCTTCGGTTTCGTATTGCAGAGTCGCCTCGAACCGCGTGCCGTCGGTCAATTCGACGTGCTTGTCGCCGGGGTTGAACCAGTCGCTGAACACCAAGAACGCCAGCATCGACGCGAGCATCACGGCGTTCTGCCACAACGGTCGACGCGCGGACGGCGGGTCGGGCAGGGCGAGCGTCGCCTGCGAGCGCCGCTCTTCGCTACGGCGAAACAACAGGGCCATCAGCACGCCGATCGCCACCCCGAACGCCAGCGTGCCGACGACTCGGGCGACCCCTAGTTCGATCCCCAGCACGCGGGCCGTGAGGAAGATCGCCAGGACGTTGATTGCGGGCCCCGCGTACAGAAACGCGGCCGCCGGGCCCAGACCCGCCCCCACGCGATAAATCCCTGCGAACATCGGCAGC
This window contains:
- a CDS encoding NAD(P)-binding domain-containing protein, with translation MFEKTIGFVGAGRIARILLGGWERAGLEFPAVVAADVDGAALQRLPRCGGRLQTLQGDNSVAAQQDVVFVAVHPPAMAKALPALAGSLRQNAVVVSLAPKVKLTKLAELAGGFNRFARAIPNAPSLVGQGFNPLAFGDELSAADRGLLRRLFEPLGAAPEVEERTLEIYAVITAMGPTYLWPQLAELVEQAKSFGLAPADALHAVGRMAAGASATLAESGLTPSEVGDLVPVRPLAECEAAFLDAYRTRLPAMMANLRS
- a CDS encoding TM0996/MTH895 family glutaredoxin-like protein, with translation MIKIQVLGTGCKKCVALKENTETALKELGLSAEVEKIEDINKIVEFGVMTTPALVVDGQVKLVGRVATPQEIVALLPR
- a CDS encoding permease, producing MNREWKIFASFVAIFLVAYFLPLATPRFAADADPAAAKTTGAIVEAFVLLQWYVRNHTLACVVPALFIAGAITTFLSKESVLKHLGPKANKVEAYAVASVSGTVLAVCSCSVLPMFAGIYRVGAGLGPAAAFLYAGPAINVLAIFLTARVLGIELGVARVVGTLAFGVAIGVLMALLFRRSEERRSQATLALPDPPSARRPLWQNAVMLASMLAFLVFSDWFNPGDKHVELTDGTRFEATLQYETEGAYDVRLKHAALGHETAEVVRLAKTEIATIADVDTWVVRIHHVRWYLAGAMGVAVVLMSLSWLNKQDFAEWMGNTWEFSKLLIPLLFGGVFVVGFLGALVPEKQVAALVGDNSLASNVTASVVGSLMYFATLTEVPILEALMRNGMASGPALALLLAGPALSLPSILVIRSVVGNTKTAAFVALVVVMSSIAGMGYGALYPDNPLIHGPSTGVATAAAAPNPHTQGLSR